In Spirochaeta isovalerica, one DNA window encodes the following:
- a CDS encoding DNA topoisomerase IV subunit B → MEQKNQVIYDESKIKTLSSLEHIRLRSGMYIGRLGDGSNPDDGIYILLKEVIDNSVDEFIMGVGKKIETTIEENRVRVRDYGRGIPLGKLVECVSVINTGGKYNDDVFQFSVGLNGVGTKAVNALSSEFLVRSHRDGQFTEARFERGKLIKERKGKCEGVSDGTLIEFIPDSEIFGDYAFVDEFIEQRMWNYACLNRNLRLYYNKQKFESKRGLYDLLEAEVGEDIVYEIGYFAGEQVEFSFTHTLNYGENHFSFVNGQFTSDGGTHLSAFREGFLKGVNEYYKKNYSGMDVREGMTGAIAIKLKDPVFESQTKNKLGNTDIRSWIVNEVKAGVSDFLHKNEDAAKALEEKIINNEKLRKELNTVKKEAKAAARKISLKIPKLKDCKNHLTDGEKGKESTIFITEGQSATGSMVSCRDVYNQAIYSLRGKPWNSYGKRRTEIYKNEELYNLMMALGIENDIENLRYEKIVVATDADNDGFHIRNLLLTFFLNYFEELVIAGHIHILETPLFRVRNKKETRYCYSEKERDIAMAEISSPEVTRFKGLGEISPKEFGQFIGENIRLVPVNVKTIKSIPETLEFFMGKNTPDRRDYIMENLV, encoded by the coding sequence ATGGAACAGAAGAATCAGGTTATCTACGACGAAAGTAAAATCAAAACGCTCAGTTCTCTTGAGCATATCCGCCTCAGGTCCGGTATGTATATCGGCCGTCTCGGGGACGGATCCAATCCCGATGACGGGATATACATTCTTCTGAAAGAGGTCATTGACAACTCGGTTGACGAGTTTATCATGGGCGTCGGAAAAAAGATCGAAACGACCATTGAAGAGAATCGCGTCAGGGTCCGCGACTACGGAAGGGGGATACCTCTCGGGAAGCTGGTGGAATGTGTATCCGTTATCAATACGGGGGGGAAATACAACGATGATGTTTTCCAGTTCTCAGTCGGCTTGAACGGTGTCGGTACGAAAGCCGTCAACGCTCTCTCTTCGGAGTTCCTCGTCCGCTCTCACCGCGATGGCCAGTTTACGGAAGCGAGGTTTGAACGGGGAAAGCTCATCAAGGAGAGGAAGGGAAAATGCGAGGGTGTTTCCGACGGTACTCTGATCGAGTTTATCCCCGATTCGGAAATATTCGGCGATTATGCCTTTGTCGACGAGTTTATCGAACAGAGAATGTGGAACTATGCCTGCCTCAACAGAAATCTCAGGCTTTACTACAATAAACAGAAATTCGAATCCAAACGGGGGCTCTACGATCTTCTGGAAGCGGAAGTCGGCGAGGATATCGTTTATGAGATCGGTTACTTCGCCGGAGAGCAGGTCGAGTTTTCCTTTACCCATACGCTCAATTACGGGGAGAATCATTTCTCCTTTGTCAACGGGCAGTTCACTTCCGACGGAGGAACCCATTTAAGCGCTTTCCGCGAGGGATTTCTTAAAGGGGTCAACGAGTACTACAAGAAGAACTACAGCGGGATGGATGTGCGCGAGGGTATGACCGGCGCCATTGCCATTAAGCTGAAAGATCCCGTATTCGAAAGCCAGACAAAGAACAAGTTGGGCAACACCGATATCCGGAGCTGGATCGTTAACGAAGTAAAAGCCGGAGTGTCGGACTTTCTTCACAAGAACGAGGACGCGGCCAAGGCTCTGGAAGAGAAAATCATCAACAATGAGAAGTTGAGAAAAGAGCTGAATACGGTCAAGAAGGAAGCGAAAGCCGCCGCCAGAAAGATCAGCCTGAAAATTCCCAAACTGAAGGACTGCAAAAACCACCTGACCGATGGGGAGAAGGGCAAGGAATCGACCATCTTCATCACTGAGGGACAGTCGGCGACCGGCTCCATGGTTTCCTGCCGGGACGTTTACAATCAGGCCATATATTCGCTCCGCGGTAAGCCCTGGAACTCCTACGGAAAGCGCCGGACGGAAATCTATAAGAATGAAGAGCTCTACAATCTGATGATGGCACTCGGCATCGAGAACGATATTGAAAATCTCAGATATGAGAAGATCGTCGTGGCGACCGATGCGGATAACGACGGCTTTCACATCCGGAATCTGCTGCTGACTTTCTTCCTCAATTATTTTGAGGAACTGGTTATCGCCGGACATATTCACATTCTGGAAACGCCGCTCTTCAGGGTGAGGAACAAGAAGGAGACCCGTTACTGCTACAGCGAAAAAGAACGGGATATCGCTATGGCAGAGATTTCATCGCCGGAAGTCACCCGGTTCAAAGGGCTGGGTGAGATTTCGCCCAAGGAATTCGGTCAGTTTATCGGGGAGAATATCCGTCTCGTTCCGGTCAATGTGAAGACGATCAAGAGCATTCCCGAAACGCTCGAGTTCTTCATGGGGAAAAACACACCTGACAGAAGAGATTACATCATGGAGAACCTCGTATAA
- a CDS encoding alpha/beta fold hydrolase — MKGSRYTFKSQDLRDISAVKWIPEDENSIVGAVQIFHGMAEHIDRYEDFALYLNSKGFVVVGHDHRGHGKSLENESDTGIFAEKDGWEKVVNDARKVTTQIRDQHGDIPLFIVSHSMGSFIARDYISRWGNDVSGVILSGTGNQAPLIMSVLGALTRLEILFRGMRHRSTFFDNLSFGSFNKPFEPGAPTPFEWLSRDREQVDRYVNDPLCGFICTSSFFRDLSTGLKRVCSPSIYGEVPENLPVLLYSGEEDPVGGEKGSLVKQVYDQYKAAGLSDVNMILNPGGRHESLNETNRQDVYEIFIRWLIDHLPVSGENDEDLKAGEQPST; from the coding sequence GTGAAAGGCAGCCGCTACACTTTCAAAAGTCAGGATTTAAGAGATATTTCCGCCGTGAAATGGATTCCGGAGGATGAAAATTCCATTGTGGGAGCCGTTCAGATCTTCCACGGCATGGCTGAGCATATCGATAGATATGAGGATTTTGCCCTTTATCTCAACAGCAAAGGTTTTGTCGTCGTCGGTCATGATCACCGGGGCCATGGAAAATCACTTGAAAACGAAAGCGATACGGGTATTTTCGCAGAAAAAGACGGCTGGGAAAAAGTAGTCAATGACGCGCGGAAAGTCACGACTCAGATACGGGACCAGCATGGCGATATCCCGCTTTTTATAGTTTCCCACAGCATGGGTTCCTTTATTGCCAGAGATTATATCTCCCGATGGGGAAACGATGTGAGCGGAGTTATTCTTTCGGGAACGGGAAATCAGGCTCCCCTCATTATGAGCGTACTGGGTGCGCTGACCCGCCTGGAAATCCTCTTCCGGGGAATGCGGCACAGAAGCACCTTTTTTGATAATCTGTCTTTCGGATCCTTCAACAAGCCCTTTGAACCCGGAGCTCCGACACCTTTTGAATGGTTATCGAGAGATCGTGAGCAGGTTGACCGTTATGTTAATGATCCGCTTTGCGGTTTTATCTGCACTTCCAGTTTTTTCAGGGATCTGTCTACGGGACTTAAACGCGTCTGTTCGCCCTCAATATACGGCGAAGTTCCTGAAAATCTGCCTGTTCTGCTCTATTCCGGTGAAGAAGATCCCGTCGGCGGCGAGAAAGGATCTCTTGTCAAGCAAGTATATGATCAATACAAAGCCGCCGGTTTGTCCGATGTAAATATGATATTGAATCCCGGCGGACGTCATGAAAGCCTCAATGAGACAAACCGTCAGGACGTTTATGAAATTTTTATTCGCTGGTTGATCGACCATCTTCCGGTTTCCGGAGAAAATGATGAAGATCTTAAAGCAGGAGAGCAGCCGTCTACGTAA
- a CDS encoding acetate kinase translates to MVILTLNCGSSSAKYQVYDWEEKKVLGNGIVERIGENISTIESNMPGKEPLIRQRACPSHKEAVELIIKTILDKKGGCIKDINDIKAVGHRVVHGGETFTKSVIVTDEVLATLRELSPLAPLHNPANITGIMGAREVLPKVPHCAILDTAWHQTMPDKAFMYALPYSWYTDYNVRRYGFHGTSYLYTAKRASTLLGKDPKDTNVIIAHIGNGASMCAVKNGVCVDTSMGLTPLEGLIMGTRSGDMDPAIIPYIISRTDMNSKAVDRILNKQSGLLGITGQYIDRRDINDGVEDNDERCILAQDMEAYRIKKYLGAYSAALGRVDAIVFTAGVGEMSPPVRAKALSELESIGVKVDMEKNALSKSRNCETCISADDSKVKVFIIPTDEELVMTEDTFALMDGSYDVHTNFTYSFQSKDYVNKNREESLPRDLERRPGLEKIIVKP, encoded by the coding sequence ATGGTAATTTTAACCCTGAACTGCGGAAGCTCGTCTGCAAAATATCAGGTATACGACTGGGAAGAGAAGAAAGTGCTCGGCAACGGAATTGTCGAGAGGATCGGAGAGAACATCTCTACTATCGAAAGCAATATGCCCGGGAAAGAGCCGCTAATCAGACAGAGAGCCTGCCCATCACACAAAGAGGCGGTCGAATTGATCATCAAGACGATTCTCGATAAAAAAGGCGGCTGCATAAAAGATATCAATGATATCAAAGCGGTCGGGCACAGGGTCGTTCACGGCGGAGAAACCTTTACGAAATCGGTTATCGTCACCGATGAGGTTCTGGCGACACTACGGGAATTGTCTCCCCTCGCGCCGCTCCATAATCCAGCCAATATTACAGGAATCATGGGCGCGAGAGAGGTGCTACCCAAAGTGCCACACTGCGCCATACTCGATACGGCCTGGCATCAGACTATGCCTGACAAAGCGTTCATGTACGCTCTGCCCTACAGCTGGTATACGGACTACAACGTCAGACGATACGGTTTTCACGGAACATCCTACCTATATACAGCGAAGAGAGCCTCGACGCTCCTTGGAAAAGACCCGAAAGATACCAATGTCATCATCGCCCATATCGGTAATGGAGCGAGCATGTGCGCCGTGAAAAACGGAGTCTGCGTCGACACGTCCATGGGACTGACACCTCTCGAAGGACTGATAATGGGAACGCGAAGCGGAGATATGGATCCCGCCATCATTCCCTATATCATCAGCCGGACAGACATGAATTCCAAAGCTGTAGACCGGATACTTAACAAACAGAGCGGACTCCTGGGTATTACCGGACAGTATATAGACCGGAGAGATATCAACGACGGCGTAGAAGACAACGATGAGCGATGCATCCTCGCTCAGGATATGGAAGCCTACAGAATCAAAAAATATCTGGGGGCCTATTCAGCAGCTTTGGGCCGGGTGGATGCCATCGTATTCACAGCCGGAGTGGGAGAGATGTCTCCTCCCGTCAGAGCCAAGGCCCTTTCGGAGCTGGAGAGCATCGGGGTTAAAGTGGATATGGAAAAGAACGCCCTTTCCAAGTCCCGGAACTGCGAGACCTGCATTTCCGCCGACGATTCCAAAGTAAAAGTGTTCATTATCCCCACCGATGAAGAACTGGTGATGACCGAAGATACTTTTGCCCTTATGGACGGCTCCTATGATGTGCATACCAACTTCACCTACTCTTTCCAGAGTAAGGATTATGTCAATAAAAACAGAGAGGAATCCCTTCCGAGAGACCTGGAAAGAAGGCCCGGGCTTGAGAAGATTATTGTGAAACCATAA
- a CDS encoding DJ-1 family glyoxalase III, with translation MKKVALFLAEGFEEVEAITPADFLRRSGVDVILAGVTGKKVTGSHGIEITCDVEVSELTGDLDGVIIPGGMPGASNIGSDMASMKIIQAALENGALVGAICAAPAVVLGLNGLIEGRHFTCYPGFETSFSGAFFSEDRVVYDGNLITSRGPGTAAEFSLALIEYLCGKESRDQIHKGTIQK, from the coding sequence ATGAAAAAAGTTGCATTATTTCTCGCTGAAGGATTTGAAGAAGTTGAAGCCATTACTCCGGCGGATTTTTTGAGGAGAAGCGGTGTCGATGTCATTCTGGCAGGTGTGACCGGAAAAAAAGTGACAGGATCCCACGGAATCGAAATAACCTGTGATGTGGAAGTTTCCGAACTGACCGGTGACCTTGACGGCGTTATCATCCCCGGGGGGATGCCGGGAGCATCCAATATCGGATCCGACATGGCTTCCATGAAAATAATCCAGGCAGCTCTGGAGAATGGTGCTCTCGTCGGGGCCATCTGCGCCGCACCGGCCGTCGTTCTCGGATTGAACGGTCTTATCGAAGGGCGTCATTTTACCTGCTATCCCGGATTTGAAACCAGTTTCTCCGGCGCATTTTTCTCTGAGGACAGGGTTGTTTACGACGGTAATCTCATCACCAGCCGGGGACCCGGGACGGCAGCTGAATTTTCTCTGGCGCTTATAGAATATCTCTGCGGAAAGGAATCGAGAGATCAGATCCACAAAGGGACGATTCAGAAATAA
- the pgeF gene encoding peptidoglycan editing factor PgeF — protein sequence MYKSSEYPFLYHFSLFDSFSASLSAGVTGRKGGISNAPYDSFNTALHCGDETEAVIENRKRLCEALHIDFSAYTCSEQIHGSESAAVAESQKGAGCRDYGSTIKGTDALMTDRKGILLNIHLADCVPLIFYDWKKQTGALVHAGWKGTAAGIAGKTVRAMREAFGSSPESILAAIGPSIGPCCFEIGSDTADKIESGFNYSTDVISREENGIHADLWKANEEQLLEAGLKQHNIESAGICTSCHNDEFYSYRAEGGLTGRFSAYLLLK from the coding sequence ATGTATAAATCCTCAGAATATCCATTCCTATATCATTTTTCCCTATTCGATTCATTTTCCGCCAGCCTTTCCGCCGGCGTAACGGGAAGAAAGGGAGGTATAAGCAACGCGCCTTATGACAGTTTCAATACAGCCCTGCACTGCGGAGATGAAACTGAAGCTGTTATCGAAAACAGAAAAAGGCTGTGCGAGGCCCTCCATATAGACTTCTCAGCCTATACCTGCTCCGAGCAGATTCACGGTTCAGAATCAGCCGCTGTAGCGGAGAGCCAGAAGGGAGCCGGCTGCCGCGATTACGGATCAACGATCAAAGGCACAGATGCTCTGATGACAGACCGGAAGGGAATCCTTCTCAATATCCATCTCGCCGATTGCGTTCCGCTCATCTTCTATGACTGGAAAAAGCAGACGGGAGCTCTTGTTCATGCGGGATGGAAAGGGACGGCAGCGGGAATTGCAGGAAAGACAGTCAGGGCGATGAGAGAGGCTTTCGGAAGCAGCCCGGAAAGCATATTGGCAGCTATAGGGCCGTCAATCGGACCCTGCTGTTTTGAAATAGGAAGCGATACGGCCGATAAAATTGAATCAGGGTTTAACTACTCTACCGATGTCATCAGCAGAGAGGAGAATGGAATCCATGCCGATCTGTGGAAAGCTAATGAAGAACAGCTACTGGAAGCCGGATTGAAGCAGCACAATATCGAATCAGCCGGGATTTGCACAAGCTGCCATAATGACGAGTTTTATTCCTACAGAGCCGAGGGTGGACTGACCGGAAGGTTTTCCGCTTACCTGCTTCTCAAATAA
- a CDS encoding DEAD/DEAH box helicase, protein MKFTEFAFNENLQKGIAGAGFEDCTPVQAETFKFLFEGRDIYAQSQTGTGKTGAFIISAFHLMAEHEDFKGKKTLVIAPTRELAVQIEKEAELLGKEMDFNIGSFYGGVGYNSQEKKLSDGCDLVIGTPGRLIDFGKSGKIDYKEFGICIIDEADRLFDMGFLPDLRNILRRMPPREERRTMLYSATLSSKVGNLAWEHLNNPGEIVIEPENVTVDAITQELYHVGTNEKMQLLLGILKKENPETAIVFTNTKHTAYEVSKRLEHNGYRAECLMGDLPQKKRLRIVEDTKAGKVKFLVATDVAARGLHIDDLAMVVNYDIPQDCENYVHRIGRTARAGKSGKAISLACEKYVYGLPAVEKYIDLKIPVAWADESLFVEDKSEGMRFHLRDSNSRADRNGRGRRDDNRNRPGNRGGNRPANRDRDRNRDGNRDRNRPANKKYPSNRRPLEQSEKHVQNLVLEASGGLDLLKDGSKPQVSQGKKNESRNIKRSAQNKKSQNRNYRKSSGDQKPKYNKNAPSRTKQDPKRVSGKNNINDRLAYYRDKYGEDFKVDEKTVKVDKERQRKNTKKKIDKKPEKKGFLSRIFGK, encoded by the coding sequence ATGAAATTTACCGAATTTGCTTTTAATGAGAATTTACAGAAAGGTATAGCGGGAGCCGGTTTTGAAGACTGTACTCCCGTTCAGGCGGAAACATTCAAGTTTCTATTTGAGGGACGGGATATTTATGCCCAGTCCCAGACAGGTACGGGAAAAACCGGCGCGTTTATTATCAGCGCTTTCCATCTCATGGCCGAACATGAGGATTTTAAAGGGAAGAAAACCCTGGTCATTGCTCCGACGAGAGAACTGGCCGTTCAGATCGAGAAAGAAGCCGAGCTTCTGGGTAAGGAGATGGATTTCAATATCGGGTCCTTTTATGGTGGTGTCGGATACAACAGCCAGGAGAAAAAGCTGAGCGATGGTTGCGACCTTGTCATCGGTACTCCCGGGCGTCTTATCGATTTCGGAAAGTCCGGAAAGATTGACTATAAGGAGTTCGGAATCTGTATTATCGATGAGGCTGACCGTCTTTTCGATATGGGGTTTCTGCCCGATTTGAGAAACATTCTCAGACGAATGCCGCCCCGGGAAGAGCGGAGAACCATGCTTTACAGTGCGACGCTGAGTTCCAAGGTCGGTAATCTGGCCTGGGAGCATCTGAACAATCCCGGAGAAATCGTCATTGAACCGGAAAATGTTACGGTCGATGCCATTACCCAGGAACTCTACCACGTTGGCACTAATGAGAAAATGCAGCTTCTCCTGGGAATCCTGAAGAAAGAGAATCCCGAAACGGCCATTGTTTTCACCAACACAAAACACACCGCTTATGAAGTTTCAAAAAGACTGGAGCACAATGGTTACAGAGCTGAATGTCTTATGGGCGATCTCCCTCAGAAAAAACGGCTCAGGATCGTCGAAGATACCAAAGCTGGAAAAGTCAAATTCCTCGTGGCTACCGATGTCGCGGCAAGGGGACTACATATTGACGACCTGGCTATGGTTGTCAATTACGACATACCCCAGGATTGTGAGAATTATGTCCACAGAATCGGAAGGACGGCCCGCGCCGGAAAAAGCGGCAAAGCCATTTCCCTCGCCTGTGAGAAATATGTCTACGGTTTGCCTGCAGTGGAAAAATACATCGATCTGAAAATCCCCGTGGCATGGGCGGACGAGAGTCTGTTTGTGGAAGATAAAAGCGAAGGGATGCGGTTCCATCTCCGGGACAGCAATAGCCGCGCTGACAGAAACGGTCGGGGAAGAAGAGATGATAATCGCAATCGTCCCGGCAACCGTGGTGGAAACAGACCGGCGAACCGTGACCGTGACCGGAACAGGGATGGAAACCGCGATAGAAACAGACCGGCAAATAAAAAGTATCCCAGTAACAGACGGCCTCTCGAGCAGAGCGAAAAGCATGTTCAGAACCTGGTTCTGGAAGCGTCCGGCGGACTGGATCTTCTCAAGGACGGCTCTAAACCGCAGGTTTCCCAGGGTAAGAAGAACGAGAGCAGAAACATTAAGAGAAGCGCTCAGAATAAAAAGAGCCAAAACCGGAATTACAGAAAAAGCTCGGGAGACCAGAAGCCTAAGTACAATAAGAACGCGCCGTCCAGAACAAAACAGGATCCGAAACGCGTTTCCGGAAAAAACAATATCAATGACAGACTGGCTTACTACCGGGATAAATACGGTGAAGATTTCAAAGTCGATGAGAAGACTGTTAAGGTTGATAAAGAAAGACAGAGAAAAAACACTAAAAAGAAGATTGATAAAAAACCGGAGAAGAAGGGATTCTTGTCACGGATATTCGGAAAATAA